A genome region from Anopheles stephensi strain Indian chromosome 2, UCI_ANSTEP_V1.0, whole genome shotgun sequence includes the following:
- the LOC118502405 gene encoding RNA guanine-N7 methyltransferase activating subunit yields MVDPKRHINILSPEEQAFMEECENEFTHRFTDLDEEFMAHCQRESKPPPVVHPWNSRRGGGHHGGGGGGARGGGNVEWRGERRFNDWDGRGGGRGGPFNNRDGRNRQNDRNYRHHDYRSGGGGGGGGRDDGYRNHRNHSASRQDYRKPYARPGDRAYNQEAKR; encoded by the coding sequence ATGGTTGACCCGAAGCGGCACATCAACATCCTTTCTCCGGAAGAGCAAGCGTTTATGGAGGAGTGCGAAAATGAGTTTACGCACCGCTTTACGGATCTGGACGAAGAGTTTATGGCTCACTGTCAGCGCGAATCGAAACCGCCGCCCGTAGTGCACCCGTGGAACAGCCGGCGTGGTGGTGGCCATCATGGGGGAGGAGGCGGAGGTGCAAGAGGAGGCGGTAATGTTGAATGGCGAGGGGAAAGGCGGTTTAACGATTGGGATGGAAGAGGCGGAGGGCGGGGAGGACCTTTTAATAACCGTGATGGACGCAATCGGCAGAATGACAGAAACTACCGTCACCATGATTATCGAtcgggtggcggtggtggtggtggtggtcgcgaTGATGGCTACCGAAACCATCGGAACCACAGTGCGTCGCGCCAGGATTATAGAAAACCGTACGCCCGGCCCGGCGATCGGGCGTACAATCAGGAGGCGAAACGTTGA
- the LOC118508372 gene encoding uncharacterized protein LOC118508372 — protein MKCDQKHKFMRISFIFLLVLLFACGSSADHSIEEETVIEDFLICRTCGNDVSVANLAFDKYSPLALSATNHTFTETRSVLVQEVRNPLGIRFHIFLVKQASCAKIHPWTHKSTWFPGYAWKVCVCPKCHTLLGWMFEPVETATAEQSFPSNAGFYALIFQNIITEGYVNSLLMIEKVLRDNH, from the exons ATGAAGTGCGATcaaaagcataaatttatgcGAATTTCTTTCATCTTTTTACTAGTTTTGCTATTTGCGTGCGGCTCTTCAGCAGACCACAGCATCGAGGAGGAAACCGTGATAGAAG ATTTTTTGATATGCCGCACCTGTGGAAATGATGTCAGCGTAGCGAACCTAGCCTTTGACAAATATAGCCCGCTGGCACTAAGCGCGACGAACCACACATTTACCGAGACCCGGTCCGTGCTGGTGCAGGAAGTGCGGAATCCACTCGGCATACGGTTTCACATCTTTCTCGTCAAGCAAGCGTCCTGCGCAAAGATCCATCCG TGGACACACAAATCGACCTGGTTCCCTGGGTACGCTTGGAAGGTTTGTGTATGCCCCAAGTGCCACACTCTGCTTGGGTGGATGTTCGAACCTGTCGAGACTGCGACCGCAGAGCAAAGTTTCCCATCGAACGCCGGTTTCTACGCTCTCATCTTTCAAAACATTATCACCGAAGGAT ACGTAAACTCATTGCTTATGATAGAGAAGGTGCTGCGGGACAACcactga